The following proteins come from a genomic window of Methanobacterium bryantii:
- a CDS encoding helix-turn-helix domain-containing protein: MNEKTKEIGSRIFELRDLSEISAEEMAEYLKIDVEKYMEYESGALDIPASILYEIAHKLSVDMGLLLTGEETRMHIFTVTRKGKGAAVERREQYKYENLAEKFIHKKAEPFIVTVNPKDKEPSKNSHPGQELDYVLEGTLKFYIHNNELILEEGDSIFFDSSYEHAMEALNDKSAKFLAIVM, from the coding sequence ATGAACGAAAAAACAAAAGAAATAGGATCACGCATATTTGAACTTAGGGATTTATCAGAAATAAGTGCCGAAGAAATGGCGGAATACCTGAAAATTGATGTTGAAAAATACATGGAATACGAAAGTGGGGCTTTAGATATTCCTGCAAGTATTCTGTATGAAATAGCACATAAATTAAGTGTTGATATGGGTCTGCTGCTTACTGGTGAAGAAACCAGAATGCACATTTTCACTGTTACAAGGAAAGGTAAAGGAGCCGCAGTAGAAAGACGTGAACAGTACAAATATGAGAACCTTGCTGAAAAATTTATCCATAAAAAAGCCGAACCATTTATAGTTACTGTTAATCCAAAGGATAAAGAACCTTCCAAAAATTCACATCCAGGGCAGGAACTGGATTACGTTCTTGAGGGAACTCTTAAGTTTTATATCCATAATAATGAACTTATTCTTGAGGAAGGAGATTCAATATTCTTTGATTCATCATATGAACACGCTATGGAAGCTTTAAACGATAAATCAGCTAAATTCCTTGCTATAGTGATGTAA
- a CDS encoding AMP-binding protein gives MSSLLNKFVPKREFESYEDFKENFKIDVPDNFNFAYDVVDEYAENIPDKIAMVWCNDEGDEQVFTFADMKYYSDKAANFFKKCGIKKGDTVMLTLKARYEFWFCIIGLHKIGAVVIPATHMLRAEDIVYRIESAGLKMVVCIAEDGVPEYFDEADTELEDTKVIKVIVGDEDREGWLNFRKELEKSPLEFNRPTGDENTTNEDISLIYFSSGTVGLPKMVKHDFTYPLAHIVTAKYWQNVVEDGLHYTVADTGWGKAVWGQLYGQWISGSAVFVYDYERFDAAHMLEKASKYGVTTYCAPPTIYRFMIKEDMSKYDFSTLEYAVTAGEPLNPEVYNKFYEFTGLTLKEGFGQTETVVSIANFPWIKPKPGSMGKPSPIYDIMIVDKENKPADIGEEGEIVIRTGGKKPIGLFGGYYRNLQKTKETWYDGCYHTGDTAWMDEDGYLWFVGRTDDIIKSSGYRIGPFEVESAVISHPSVLECAITGFPDPVRGQVVKATIVLTKDYEPSEELKKEIQNHVKKVTAPYKYPRVIEFVDELPKTISGKIRRVEIRNKDHE, from the coding sequence ATGTCTTCCTTATTAAACAAATTTGTTCCAAAGAGAGAATTTGAATCTTACGAAGATTTTAAAGAGAATTTTAAGATAGATGTTCCAGATAATTTTAATTTCGCTTATGATGTTGTCGATGAATATGCAGAAAACATTCCAGATAAAATTGCAATGGTATGGTGCAATGATGAAGGTGATGAACAGGTTTTCACCTTTGCAGATATGAAATATTACAGTGATAAAGCCGCTAACTTCTTTAAAAAATGTGGAATTAAAAAAGGCGATACTGTAATGCTTACACTTAAAGCGCGCTATGAATTCTGGTTCTGTATCATTGGCCTTCACAAAATAGGTGCAGTAGTAATTCCTGCAACCCACATGCTAAGAGCTGAAGATATAGTATACAGAATAGAAAGTGCGGGACTTAAGATGGTAGTCTGTATTGCTGAAGACGGCGTTCCAGAATATTTCGATGAAGCAGATACTGAATTAGAGGATACCAAGGTTATAAAAGTTATAGTCGGAGATGAAGATAGAGAAGGATGGTTAAACTTCAGGAAAGAACTTGAAAAAAGCCCTCTTGAATTTAACCGCCCTACAGGTGATGAGAATACAACAAATGAGGATATATCTCTAATTTATTTCTCATCAGGAACTGTAGGCCTCCCCAAAATGGTAAAACATGATTTTACTTACCCTTTAGCCCATATAGTCACTGCAAAATACTGGCAAAATGTAGTGGAAGATGGACTTCATTACACAGTTGCTGATACTGGCTGGGGAAAGGCAGTTTGGGGCCAGTTATATGGGCAGTGGATATCAGGCAGTGCTGTATTTGTATATGATTATGAACGGTTCGATGCTGCACATATGCTGGAAAAAGCATCAAAATATGGCGTTACAACCTACTGTGCTCCACCAACCATTTACAGGTTCATGATAAAGGAAGATATGTCAAAATATGATTTTTCAACCCTTGAATATGCAGTAACAGCAGGAGAACCTTTAAATCCTGAAGTTTACAATAAATTCTATGAATTTACAGGTTTAACCTTAAAAGAAGGTTTTGGTCAAACAGAAACCGTTGTGTCTATCGCTAACTTCCCCTGGATTAAACCAAAACCAGGTTCAATGGGAAAACCATCGCCAATTTATGATATAATGATTGTGGATAAAGAAAATAAACCCGCAGATATTGGTGAAGAGGGAGAAATTGTCATTCGAACGGGTGGTAAAAAGCCAATAGGACTGTTTGGAGGCTACTACCGCAACCTGCAAAAAACAAAGGAAACTTGGTATGATGGATGTTACCACACAGGCGATACTGCATGGATGGATGAAGACGGCTATTTGTGGTTTGTTGGAAGAACAGATGATATAATTAAAAGTTCAGGTTACCGAATTGGCCCATTTGAAGTGGAAAGTGCAGTTATATCACACCCTTCAGTGTTAGAATGTGCCATAACTGGATTCCCTGACCCAGTAAGAGGACAGGTAGTAAAAGCAACGATCGTTCTTACAAAAGATTATGAACCTTCAGAAGAATTAAAAAAAGAGATTCAAAATCATGTTAAAAAGGTAACAGCACCTTATAAATATCCTCGTGTTATTGAATTTGTGGATGAACTCCCCAAAACAATAAGCGGGAAGATAAGAAGGGTTGAAATACGAAACAAAGATCATGAATAA
- a CDS encoding 4Fe-4S dicluster domain-containing protein translates to MSKSRKEPYPVINTLECKACERCILACRTSALKMSDEVNKRGYRYAVYEGEGCTGCGDCYYTCPEPLAIEIHIPKKTEKKED, encoded by the coding sequence ATGTCTAAATCAAGAAAAGAACCTTACCCTGTAATCAACACTTTAGAATGCAAAGCATGCGAGAGATGTATTTTAGCATGCAGAACAAGTGCTCTAAAGATGAGTGATGAGGTAAATAAAAGAGGATACAGATACGCAGTTTATGAAGGCGAAGGATGTACAGGATGTGGAGATTGTTATTATACATGCCCCGAGCCATTAGCTATTGAAATTCATATTCCAAAGAAAACTGAAAAGAAGGAGGATTAA
- a CDS encoding 3-methyl-2-oxobutanoate dehydrogenase subunit VorB, with the protein MATQLIKGNTAIIIGAMYAGCDCYFGYPITPASEILHEASKYFPMVGRKFVQAESEEAAINMVYGGAAAGHRVLGASSGPGMSLKQEGISFLAGAELPCVIVDVMRAGPGLGNIGPEQGDYNQLVKGGGHGNYKNIVLAPNSVQEMCDFTIKAFEIAEKWRNPVIIIADAVLGQMVEPLQFPEESVEPKIDTSWAVCGNAETKSNLVTSIFLDFDQLEEFNYKIQEKYQKIKETEVKYEEYMMDDAEIVLISYGISSRISRSAVEAARKEGIKAGLFRPKTLFPFPEKELKKIADSKNPKFISVEMSNGQMREDIKMAIECKDVELVNRMGGNIIEPRDVLNKIREVAGIEGNSKNFLNDKNIENIFGGE; encoded by the coding sequence ATGGCAACTCAACTTATAAAAGGAAACACTGCAATTATAATAGGAGCCATGTATGCAGGCTGTGACTGTTATTTTGGGTACCCAATCACGCCTGCAAGTGAAATTCTTCATGAAGCTTCTAAATATTTCCCAATGGTAGGAAGAAAGTTTGTACAGGCAGAATCAGAAGAAGCCGCCATAAACATGGTTTATGGTGGGGCTGCAGCAGGCCATAGAGTTCTAGGAGCCTCTTCAGGCCCAGGTATGAGCTTAAAACAGGAAGGAATATCATTTTTAGCAGGTGCAGAACTGCCATGTGTTATTGTAGATGTTATGAGAGCAGGTCCTGGACTTGGAAATATCGGACCGGAACAGGGAGATTACAATCAGCTTGTAAAAGGTGGAGGCCACGGTAACTACAAAAACATAGTATTAGCACCAAATTCTGTCCAGGAAATGTGCGATTTTACCATTAAAGCCTTTGAAATTGCAGAAAAATGGAGAAATCCAGTTATTATTATCGCCGATGCAGTTCTCGGCCAGATGGTAGAACCGCTTCAATTCCCAGAAGAATCAGTTGAACCCAAAATTGACACATCATGGGCAGTATGTGGAAATGCTGAAACAAAAAGTAATCTGGTTACCTCAATATTCCTTGATTTTGACCAGTTAGAAGAATTTAACTACAAAATTCAGGAAAAATACCAAAAAATAAAGGAAACAGAGGTTAAATACGAGGAATACATGATGGACGATGCTGAAATAGTCCTCATATCCTATGGAATAAGCAGCAGAATATCAAGATCTGCCGTGGAAGCTGCAAGGAAGGAAGGTATAAAAGCAGGGCTCTTCAGGCCAAAGACTCTGTTCCCATTCCCTGAAAAAGAACTTAAAAAAATCGCCGATTCCAAGAATCCTAAGTTCATATCTGTCGAAATGAGCAACGGGCAGATGCGTGAAGATATTAAAATGGCAATCGAATGCAAAGATGTGGAACTTGTAAACAGGATGGGTGGGAATATAATAGAACCTCGTGATGTTTTAAATAAAATAAGAGAAGTTGCAGGGATTGAAGGAAATTCCAAGAATTTCCTGAACGACAAAAATATTGAAAATATTTTTGGAGGGGAATAA
- a CDS encoding 2-oxoacid:acceptor oxidoreductase family protein, with protein MEEKIIKKPESILDTFERKGGSAPTATHYCPGCGHGILHKLIGEAIDELEIEDRAVLISPVGCAVFAYYYFDCGNVQVAHGRAPAVATGITRAEDNAIAMLYQGDGDLASIGLNETIQAANRGEKIAVFFVNNTVYGMTGGQMAPTTLIGEVTVTCPTGRDPRFAGYPLHMCELLDNLQAPVFIERVSLSDVKHIRKAKIAVKKALRIQKENKGYAFVEFLSPCPTNLRQDALGAEKFINEEMEKEFPLKRFRDKTKEVEPLCRGKSDFSKGSLDKIFNIGSESTGAAINNPDFGEKRIKIAGFGGQGVLSMGLTLAEAGMKAQHYVSYYPAYGPEQRGGSSNCAVIISGEVIGSPVVNEVDVLVALNKPSLEEFVDEVKDGGLIIYDSSIGYFKAPGGIESISVPAFKIAKEHGVKRAGNTVLLGVLMALGHTELPEEVFKDAIKHTFSKKPKLIPVNLEILEAGAKWARENLS; from the coding sequence ATGGAAGAAAAAATCATTAAAAAGCCGGAGTCCATCCTCGACACATTTGAGAGAAAAGGGGGCAGTGCACCCACAGCAACACATTACTGTCCAGGCTGCGGCCATGGAATTTTACACAAGCTCATTGGAGAAGCCATAGATGAGCTGGAAATAGAAGATAGAGCTGTACTTATAAGTCCAGTTGGCTGTGCTGTATTTGCTTATTATTATTTTGACTGCGGAAATGTCCAGGTAGCTCACGGAAGAGCTCCTGCTGTTGCAACAGGAATTACAAGGGCAGAAGATAATGCAATTGCAATGCTGTATCAAGGAGATGGAGATTTAGCTTCAATTGGGCTTAACGAAACAATTCAAGCTGCAAACCGTGGGGAAAAAATTGCAGTCTTTTTCGTTAACAACACAGTTTATGGAATGACGGGAGGGCAGATGGCACCTACCACGCTTATTGGAGAAGTTACTGTAACCTGCCCTACTGGAAGAGATCCAAGATTTGCAGGTTACCCTCTCCATATGTGCGAATTACTGGATAACCTCCAGGCACCAGTATTTATTGAAAGGGTTTCACTTTCAGATGTTAAGCACATAAGAAAGGCAAAAATCGCCGTGAAGAAAGCGCTTAGAATACAGAAAGAGAACAAAGGATACGCATTTGTTGAATTCCTCTCACCATGTCCAACAAACCTCAGGCAAGATGCTCTCGGCGCGGAAAAATTCATAAATGAAGAGATGGAAAAAGAGTTCCCGCTTAAAAGATTTAGGGATAAAACAAAAGAAGTAGAACCTCTTTGCAGGGGTAAAAGTGACTTTTCAAAAGGATCACTCGACAAAATCTTTAATATTGGAAGCGAAAGCACAGGAGCTGCCATAAATAACCCTGATTTTGGAGAAAAACGAATTAAAATTGCAGGATTTGGTGGTCAAGGTGTTTTAAGTATGGGTTTAACCCTTGCAGAAGCCGGGATGAAAGCACAGCACTATGTATCATATTACCCTGCCTACGGACCTGAACAGAGGGGAGGATCATCCAACTGTGCGGTAATTATCTCAGGTGAAGTAATAGGTTCTCCTGTAGTTAATGAAGTCGATGTTCTTGTAGCTCTAAATAAACCTTCACTGGAAGAATTCGTAGATGAAGTAAAAGATGGTGGTTTAATTATCTATGATTCCTCAATAGGGTACTTTAAAGCTCCAGGAGGTATTGAATCAATTTCTGTTCCTGCATTTAAGATTGCAAAAGAACATGGCGTTAAAAGAGCAGGCAATACTGTCTTACTCGGGGTTTTAATGGCTCTTGGACATACTGAACTTCCGGAAGAAGTGTTTAAAGACGCCATAAAACATACCTTCTCTAAAAAGCCTAAATTAATCCCAGTTAACCTTGAAATACTTGAAGCTGGGGCAAAATGGGCCAGGGAAAACTTAAGCTGA
- a CDS encoding type 1 glutamine amidotransferase family protein has product MKVYLYVLNTLADWEISYLIAELNSGRYLDKTKPLVELIKIGNTTEPIKTMGGITIVPDKSVDNIRFKEDDLLILPGADTWMEEENKKIIDIVSGIIDKKVIIAAICGATVALANKGILNNRKHTSNDIEFLKMFCPEYAGENFYLNQPAVTDDNLITASSIAPLEFSYEILKRINIMKTETLEAWYQLYKTKEAKFFYALMESIEK; this is encoded by the coding sequence ATGAAAGTATATTTATATGTATTAAACACATTAGCCGACTGGGAAATCAGTTATTTGATCGCTGAACTGAATAGTGGCAGATATTTGGACAAAACAAAACCTCTAGTCGAGCTTATAAAAATAGGTAATACTACAGAACCCATAAAAACAATGGGAGGCATTACAATTGTCCCTGACAAGAGTGTTGACAATATCAGGTTTAAGGAAGATGATTTACTTATTTTACCTGGAGCAGATACATGGATGGAAGAGGAAAATAAAAAAATAATAGATATTGTTTCTGGTATTATAGATAAAAAAGTAATTATTGCAGCAATTTGCGGAGCTACAGTCGCCCTGGCAAATAAAGGAATATTAAACAATAGAAAACATACCAGTAATGACATAGAATTTTTAAAAATGTTTTGTCCTGAATACGCCGGAGAGAATTTCTATTTAAATCAACCAGCAGTTACAGACGACAATTTAATAACAGCTAGTAGTATTGCCCCATTAGAGTTTTCATATGAAATATTAAAAAGAATAAATATAATGAAAACTGAAACTCTGGAAGCATGGTATCAATTATATAAAACTAAGGAAGCAAAGTTTTTCTATGCCTTAATGGAATCCATTGAAAAATGA
- a CDS encoding 2-oxoacid:acceptor oxidoreductase subunit alpha: MTKFEDVSIVLCGEAGQGIQTVEEILVQAVKLGGYNVFSSKEYMSRIRGGENSTEIRVSSNRVMTYVNRIDILIAISRGAINHLKDRISNDTIIMGDEDTLKDIKMPSLIKIPFLKTAKAIGGPIFANIIAAGALSRILNIDSQIFNECITAMFGRKGEKILEGDLKAGEEGYKVGEDLIQSGKFNINIKKDPQIRDELLLNGTEVVGFGCIAGGCKFMSSYPMTPSTPLQTFIAGNSTEFGMIFEQAEDEIAAINMGLGASYAGARSVVATSGSGFALMSEAVGLSGMIETPIVIYLAQRPGPAVGLPTRTAQEDLKLALYSAPGETPRAIFAPGKFEDAFYLTHHAFNLADKHQIPVFILSDQYFADIYYNLPDLNLDEVKFQKYIVKTDENYKRYEITENGISPRGVPGYGDGLVVVDSDEHDEEGHITEDLNLRNIMVEKRLYKKLKGIEEDVIPPELIGPSDYDILAIGWGSTYGAIKEALDNLKNDKTAFLYFKQVYPLHRETKNYLEKAKKTIIFENNAQGQFANLIKMETGFEIGEKSLKYNGMPFSVEEVIETLKDIMELL, encoded by the coding sequence ATGACTAAATTTGAAGATGTTTCCATAGTCCTATGTGGTGAAGCAGGACAGGGTATCCAAACTGTTGAAGAAATACTAGTGCAGGCCGTTAAACTTGGAGGATATAACGTTTTTTCCTCAAAAGAATACATGTCAAGAATAAGAGGAGGAGAAAACTCCACTGAAATAAGGGTATCCTCAAATAGAGTAATGACTTACGTTAACAGGATAGATATATTGATTGCAATAAGTAGAGGAGCCATAAATCACCTTAAAGATAGAATATCTAATGACACAATCATAATGGGAGATGAGGACACTTTAAAAGATATAAAAATGCCCTCCCTGATAAAAATTCCATTTTTAAAAACTGCTAAGGCTATTGGAGGGCCCATATTTGCAAACATCATTGCTGCAGGTGCGCTTTCAAGAATTTTAAATATTGATTCCCAGATATTTAATGAGTGCATAACTGCCATGTTTGGAAGAAAAGGCGAAAAAATACTTGAAGGCGACCTTAAAGCTGGAGAAGAGGGTTATAAAGTTGGGGAAGACCTTATACAATCTGGAAAGTTCAATATTAACATCAAAAAAGACCCCCAGATACGAGATGAGCTTTTATTAAACGGCACAGAAGTAGTAGGTTTTGGTTGTATTGCAGGGGGCTGTAAATTCATGTCATCATATCCTATGACCCCTTCTACTCCTCTTCAAACTTTCATTGCAGGAAATTCCACAGAATTTGGCATGATTTTTGAACAGGCTGAAGATGAAATAGCTGCAATAAACATGGGATTAGGGGCATCTTATGCCGGTGCAAGATCAGTTGTAGCGACTTCTGGAAGTGGGTTTGCACTCATGAGCGAAGCTGTGGGGTTATCAGGGATGATAGAAACTCCTATAGTTATATACCTTGCCCAGCGCCCAGGCCCTGCAGTTGGACTGCCTACACGAACTGCACAGGAAGATCTTAAACTTGCCCTTTATTCCGCCCCAGGTGAAACTCCAAGGGCAATTTTTGCCCCCGGAAAATTCGAAGATGCATTTTATTTAACACACCATGCATTTAACCTTGCAGACAAACACCAAATCCCTGTTTTTATACTCTCCGACCAGTATTTTGCAGACATATACTACAATTTACCTGACCTTAACCTGGATGAAGTAAAATTCCAGAAATATATCGTTAAAACAGATGAAAACTACAAAAGATATGAAATAACTGAAAATGGAATATCTCCAAGAGGAGTTCCAGGATATGGAGATGGACTTGTAGTCGTTGATTCAGATGAACACGATGAAGAAGGGCACATAACCGAAGACCTCAATCTCAGAAATATAATGGTAGAAAAACGCCTTTATAAAAAGCTTAAAGGAATTGAAGAAGATGTAATTCCTCCAGAACTTATAGGGCCTTCAGATTATGATATTCTGGCCATAGGTTGGGGCTCTACATATGGTGCTATAAAAGAGGCATTAGATAACCTGAAAAATGATAAAACTGCCTTTTTATATTTCAAACAGGTTTATCCACTACACAGGGAAACTAAGAACTATCTTGAAAAAGCCAAAAAAACAATTATTTTTGAAAATAATGCCCAGGGGCAGTTTGCAAATCTCATAAAAATGGAAACTGGCTTTGAAATTGGTGAAAAATCACTGAAATATAATGGAATGCCTTTTTCAGTTGAAGAAGTTATAGAAACCTTAAAAGACATAATGGAGCTGTTATAA
- a CDS encoding thiamine pyrophosphate-dependent enzyme → MDPKVFDIENADVAWCPGCGDFSILRTLKMALAELEIDSSELVLVSGIGQAGKLPHYLKSHTYNSLHGRAASPATAIKAVNKGLKVIITTGDGDMYGEGGNHFMHTIRRNPDITTIVHNNMVYGLTKGQASPTTQKDFKTPLQVEGVSLEPFNPLSIAIGLDASFVARTFAGDMNHMKEIFKKAIEHKGYSLVDVFQPCVTYNKINTFKWFKENVYYLDDSYDPHNRSEAFKKAIEYLKFPLGVLYINPNKTPYEDILTVYNEEDTPLYERDVDMEKLKNLIRSKRKI, encoded by the coding sequence ATGGATCCAAAAGTCTTTGATATCGAAAATGCAGATGTGGCATGGTGTCCGGGTTGTGGGGACTTTTCAATTCTCAGGACATTAAAAATGGCCCTTGCTGAGCTTGAAATCGATTCCAGTGAGCTTGTACTTGTATCTGGAATTGGTCAAGCGGGAAAACTTCCCCATTATCTTAAATCCCACACATATAACAGCCTTCACGGCAGGGCAGCTTCTCCTGCAACTGCAATAAAGGCTGTAAATAAAGGCCTTAAAGTGATAATTACAACCGGTGATGGGGATATGTATGGGGAAGGTGGAAACCATTTCATGCACACAATCCGTCGAAATCCAGATATAACTACTATAGTGCACAACAACATGGTTTACGGTCTGACCAAAGGCCAAGCGTCACCAACCACTCAAAAAGATTTTAAAACACCGCTGCAGGTTGAAGGCGTATCTTTAGAACCTTTTAATCCACTATCTATTGCAATTGGCCTTGATGCATCTTTTGTTGCCAGGACATTTGCAGGAGATATGAATCATATGAAAGAAATCTTTAAAAAAGCAATTGAACACAAAGGATATTCCCTTGTCGATGTATTCCAACCCTGTGTTACATATAACAAAATAAATACATTCAAATGGTTTAAAGAAAATGTGTACTATCTTGATGACTCATATGACCCCCACAATAGGAGTGAAGCCTTCAAAAAAGCCATAGAATATCTTAAATTCCCACTTGGAGTTTTATACATTAATCCAAATAAAACACCTTATGAAGATATTTTAACAGTTTACAATGAAGAAGATACACCCTTATATGAAAGAGATGTTGATATGGAGAAATTAAAGAATCTCATTAGATCAAAAAGGAAAATCTAA
- a CDS encoding ABC transporter ATP-binding protein, with protein MVNVVEIENLSKYYENGNVKALDGINLTIEEGEFVAIMGPSGSGKSTLLNMIGSLDRSDNGKIVVDGHDLLLEKDLSNFRSETIGFVFQLHNLLPMLSSLENIELPTYELKISSDEREKRASKLLKKVGLEDKAKFSPKKLSGGERQRIAVARALVNNPSIILADEPTGSLDSDNSQKILQLLKDLHKEENITLIIITHDPNIAQQAGRIVNILDGKIANG; from the coding sequence ATGGTTAATGTCGTCGAGATTGAAAATTTATCAAAATATTATGAGAATGGGAATGTTAAAGCGTTAGATGGTATCAATTTAACAATTGAAGAAGGTGAATTTGTAGCCATTATGGGTCCATCGGGTTCTGGTAAATCAACACTGTTGAATATGATTGGTTCGTTGGATAGATCAGACAACGGGAAGATTGTTGTGGATGGTCATGATCTTTTATTAGAGAAAGATTTAAGTAATTTCCGTAGTGAAACCATTGGTTTTGTTTTTCAACTACACAACCTTCTTCCTATGTTGTCTTCACTTGAGAACATTGAACTTCCAACCTATGAATTAAAAATTTCATCAGATGAAAGAGAAAAAAGAGCTTCCAAATTATTGAAAAAAGTAGGTTTGGAAGATAAAGCTAAATTTTCTCCTAAAAAGTTGTCTGGTGGTGAAAGACAAAGAATTGCTGTTGCACGAGCACTTGTTAACAATCCATCCATCATTCTTGCTGATGAACCAACAGGTTCTTTAGATTCTGATAATTCTCAGAAAATTCTACAATTACTGAAGGATTTACACAAAGAAGAAAATATTACCTTAATAATCATAACCCATGATCCAAACATAGCACAACAGGCTGGAAGAATCGTTAATATTTTAGATGGAAAAATAGCAAATGGATAA
- a CDS encoding ABC transporter permease, which translates to MSFKKFILKSSFRKKSRTLYQLLGISIPILIILFFAINIQTSQGLNEKFIPNEDILIVGSENNITQASLPIRESLIDELKKDNRIENVVGLISGRCDIEGINGTVMGVNSSDTDFMKMMLANGRKFNDNEKEVVLSNDIAAKLNKTVGEYVFINKNKYKIVGVTIKISKNDDKFYTSLKNVQEFETLYNLPIDYKNGSVEEILIQTKEGVNNIEITKDLKNQYINENISIMGPTEEGEKDYNYQELVNKIIFIFVPTIIGILLTLIIMMKSVGDRTREIGVLKAIGWKSRRIFAMVMSETFIISIVSFIFASIIAILITFAIYLMHPFYRIDFFNFLGTLSFKTFLNTFMIVVVMALSGALLPAIRASRLSPAEAVKEE; encoded by the coding sequence ATGTCATTTAAAAAGTTTATTTTAAAAAGTTCATTTAGAAAAAAATCAAGAACTCTATATCAATTATTAGGCATATCCATACCAATATTAATAATTCTTTTTTTTGCAATTAATATACAAACAAGCCAGGGATTGAATGAAAAATTCATACCTAATGAGGATATATTGATAGTAGGATCTGAGAATAATATTACTCAAGCTTCACTACCCATACGTGAAAGTTTAATAGATGAGCTAAAAAAAGATAATCGTATTGAAAATGTAGTTGGGTTAATTAGTGGTAGGTGCGATATTGAGGGTATTAATGGTACTGTGATGGGTGTTAATTCATCGGATACAGATTTCATGAAAATGATGCTTGCTAATGGCAGAAAATTTAATGATAATGAAAAAGAAGTAGTGTTATCTAACGATATTGCTGCGAAGTTAAATAAAACGGTTGGAGAATATGTTTTTATTAATAAAAATAAATATAAAATCGTTGGAGTAACTATTAAAATAAGTAAGAATGATGATAAATTTTACACTTCGTTAAAAAATGTTCAAGAATTTGAAACATTATATAATTTACCTATAGATTATAAAAACGGGTCTGTTGAAGAAATTCTTATTCAAACTAAAGAAGGTGTAAATAATATAGAAATTACCAAAGATTTAAAAAATCAATATATTAATGAAAATATTAGTATTATGGGTCCTACTGAAGAAGGAGAAAAAGATTACAACTATCAAGAGTTGGTAAATAAAATAATATTTATATTTGTTCCAACGATAATAGGGATTTTATTGACTTTAATTATTATGATGAAGTCCGTTGGTGATAGAACACGAGAAATTGGTGTTTTAAAGGCGATAGGTTGGAAATCGAGGAGAATTTTTGCAATGGTAATGAGTGAAACGTTCATAATATCCATAGTTTCATTTATATTTGCTTCGATAATTGCAATTTTAATAACTTTTGCTATATATCTGATGCATCCTTTTTATAGGATTGATTTCTTTAACTTCTTGGGAACCTTGTCATTTAAAACGTTTTTAAATACGTTTATGATTGTTGTTGTCATGGCTTTGTCAGGTGCATTATTACCTGCTATTAGGGCAAGTAGATTATCTCCAGCTGAAGCTGTAAAGGAGGAATAA
- a CDS encoding apurinic/apyrimidinic endonuclease family protein translates to MDNRCNGAKAFRLKSYSHEKLIETTQNNLECLLKMLKFNVENDLLFFRIISRLIPFASHPIMDFDWKEYFKDNFNEISEFIHENDIRISMHPGQFVVVNSNDTDVFERGLNELKYHSEVFDILNLDSTTKMQVHVGGEFMAIKKRAWKGL, encoded by the coding sequence CTGGACAATAGGTGCAATGGGGCTAAAGCATTTCGTTTAAAATCATATTCACATGAAAAACTCATTGAAACAACCCAAAATAATCTAGAATGTCTTCTCAAGATGTTAAAGTTCAACGTTGAGAATGATTTACTCTTTTTCAGGATTATCTCGCGACTAATTCCCTTTGCATCCCATCCAATAATGGATTTTGATTGGAAAGAATATTTTAAAGATAATTTTAATGAAATAAGCGAATTTATCCATGAGAATGATATAAGAATTTCAATGCACCCTGGACAATTCGTTGTAGTTAATTCTAATGACACTGATGTTTTTGAAAGAGGATTAAATGAACTTAAATACCACAGTGAAGTTTTTGACATCTTAAATCTTGACAGTACCACCAAAATGCAGGTACATGTTGGGGGGGAGTTTATGGCAATAAAGAAAAGAGCATGGAAAGGTTTATAG